The DNA window ATGCGCAGAATGGCTTCTTTCCGGAGATGCTGCCGCAGCAGGCGGCCGTCGGCGCCGGCATGGCAGAGATGATGAAGGACACGCCGATGTTCCTCTCCTACAAGGCGGTGGCGCCTGATGTGTCCGAATTTCCTAAACTGCTTGACGCCATGGGCGCGCTGATGCGCGAGCCCAATGAGTATGGCGATGCCGTCGCGAAGCTCACCATGCCGGTTATGCTGATGTACGGCGATGCCGACATGATCCGGCCCGAGCACATCGTCGACTTCTATCAGAAGCTTGGCGGCGGGCTGCGTGATGCCGGCTGGATGCGGGAAAACATGTCGAAGAACCGGCTGGCGATCCTGCCCGATCTCACCCATTACGAGACCTTCGCCTCGCCCCTCATGGCGAATATGGCGATGACCTTCCTCGACGGCGGCGGCAAGGCGCCGAACTGGGCCGAGCAGCTCGGAAGATAAGCGATGCGGCCGGGATTTTCCCGGCCGCCTTTCTCCTCGCGGTCAGTTGCCGCGCCGGTTTTCCCGATCCAGCTGCGTCACCAGCGCCAGGATCGTCTCCGATACCGGAGTCGGGACGGCAGTCAGGCGTCCGAGCGCAACCAGCATACCCACAAGCGGCGCAATTTCCAGCGCCTTGCCGCCGAGCAAATCCTGCAGCATCGAGGTTCGAACGCCGCCGATGTGGCGCGATTGCTCCAGCCGCTGCTCGACCGACATGGCGAACTGCGCGCCGACCGCATCGCCGACAGCGCGCACTTCCTTCATAACCTTGCTGACCATGTCCATGAGCGCCGGGTCCGCCAGGATATCTGTCATCAGCGCCCGTGTGAGAGCGCTGATCGGGTTGAAGGCGGCGTTGCCCATCAACTTGCTCCAGATTTCACTACGGATGTCCGGCGTGGTCGAGATACTGAGATCGGCGCCGGTCAGCACCGCCGCCACGGCCGCGAGATCGGCAGACATTTCGCCGGAGGGCTCGCCAAGCACCAAGCGACCTTTGTGGGAAAGCCGGATCTCACCCGGGCTGACAACTTCCGCGCCTTGATAGGCGACGCAGCCGATCACGCGTTCCGGTCCGATCAGCCGCCAGAGCCCGCCGCCGGGATCGAGCTCGTCGAATTGCAGCTCCGCATGTCCGCTCCTTGTATCACGATGGAAATACCACCACGGAATGCCGTTCAGGATCATGACGACGCGGGTGCCCTGCTTGAGCAGGGCGGCGATCCCCTCGGCGGCGAGCGGCAACTGATGCCCCTTGAGGCCAGTGATGACGAGGTCCTGCGCCGGCAATGTTTTCGGATCTTCGGTTGCGGTCACGCGCACCGTGAGTGGGGTTTCCGCATCGGCCTCCCGCAGGCTGAGGCCGTCGCGGCGAATCGCATCGAGATGCGCCCCGCGTGCGACGACGGAGACATCGATGTCGCTATCTTCCCTGCTTGCGAGCTTGGCGGCGATGGCGCCGCCAAGGGCTCCGGCACCATAAATACAGATGGTCTTGATGGACATGCGTTGCCTCTTCACGGGTCACGGTCTGACTTACATCTAGGCCATTGCCGGCGAGAGGCGAATGCCAATTTGCCGCAATGCGTTCTTTCCATCATCTCGATGGTGCAGTCGCCGCATGCGGAAATCCGGATGCGGCGCCGGCATCGGTCTTGGCTGCTCAGGCCCCAGCCGTTGCGTCCCTGCTAAAATCGGTGGAGACGGCAAGCTCGCGCCAGACCGACAGCTCCTTTTCGACACTCGCGTTCTGCGCCTCGATCATGGCGACCGTGTCGCTGCCGAACGGCATGCGCAGCGGCGGGTTGACCGAGTTGACCATCGTCATGATGCCGGCAGCGAGCTTGGCTGGGTTGCCGGGCTGGGCGTGGTTGGCGTCGGCGGCGAAATTGCGCATTTCTCCGGCCGGCGTGCCTTCGTAATCGGCGATGGAGGCAGGGCTTATTGCCAGCGAGGTGTCGGCGAGGAAGTCCGTGCGGAAAAAGCCGGGCTCGACGATCGTCACCTTGATGCCGAAAGGTTCGAGTTCGGCGGCCATGGATTCCGACAGCCCCTCGACGGCGAATTTGGTCGAGCTATAGACGCCCCAGCCAGGATAGCCGAAATAGCCGCCGATCGAGGAGAAGTTCAGGATATGGCCGGAACGCTGGCGGCGCATATAGGGCAGCACGGCGCGTGTCACCTTCAGGAGACCGAAGACATTGGTGGCATAGATCTTTTCGATCTCTTCGGCTGTGGCTTCCTCGACGGCGCCGAGCAGGCCGTACCCGGCGTTATTGGCCAGAACATCGATACGGCCGAAGCGGGCGACGCCGGCGGCCGCAGCCTCCTTAGCCTGTGCCTCGTCGGTTACGTCGAGGGCGACGGCCAGCAGGTTCGGATGGTCCCCGAACTGCTCGATGATGGTCTTGGGGTTACGCGCGGTTGCGATGACAGCATCGCCCGCTGCAAGCGCTTCCTTGGTCATCAGCGCGCCGAAGCCGCGGGATGCACCAGTGATGAACCAGACTTTCATGACGAATTCCTTTCGTTGATGTCGCATCTGACGAAAGCGAATTTGACCGAAATCCCGATGATGTATAAGATTCGTTATTAAAGAAACTATGATGAGCACAATTCATCAATGCGTGCGACCGAACTTTCCGAACTGGCGGCCTTCGCAGCCGTGGCGAGGCATAAGAGTTTCCGCAAAGCAGGGGAGGAGCGGGGCGTCACAGCATCTGCCGTCAGCCATGCCGTGCTCAATCTGGAAGACCGAATTGGGATCCGCCTGCTCAACCGTACGACACGCAGCGTTTCGCTTACGGATGCCGGCGAACTCCTGATCTCACATCTGGCGCCGGCTTTCGGGGACATGGCGGCCGCGCTCGATGCGTTGAACCGCTACCGCGACACACCGTTCGGCAGGGTGAGGATCAACGTGCCGAACTCGATCGGTCCCTTCGTCATCGGCCGTGTCATCGCCCCGTTGCTTCAACGCAATCCCAATTTGCAGCTGGAAATCAACGCGACCGACAGGCTGGTCGACATCGTCGAGGAAGGTTTTGATGCCGGCATCCGTTTCGGCGAGCGCGTCACTGAAGGTATGATCGCCTTGCGCATAAAGCCGCGCATCCGCCTGGTCGTCGTCGGTTCACCAGCCTATTTCGAGAGGCGCCCGAAGCCGCAAACGCCTTACGACCTCAAGCGCCACCTCTGCATCCAGAACATGTTTCCCTCCGGTGCACGTTATGCCTGGGAATTCGAGAAGGATGGTCAGACGGT is part of the Rhizobium bangladeshense genome and encodes:
- a CDS encoding ketopantoate reductase family protein, with protein sequence MSIKTICIYGAGALGGAIAAKLASREDSDIDVSVVARGAHLDAIRRDGLSLREADAETPLTVRVTATEDPKTLPAQDLVITGLKGHQLPLAAEGIAALLKQGTRVVMILNGIPWWYFHRDTRSGHAELQFDELDPGGGLWRLIGPERVIGCVAYQGAEVVSPGEIRLSHKGRLVLGEPSGEMSADLAAVAAVLTGADLSISTTPDIRSEIWSKLMGNAAFNPISALTRALMTDILADPALMDMVSKVMKEVRAVGDAVGAQFAMSVEQRLEQSRHIGGVRTSMLQDLLGGKALEIAPLVGMLVALGRLTAVPTPVSETILALVTQLDRENRRGN
- a CDS encoding oxidoreductase; translation: MKVWFITGASRGFGALMTKEALAAGDAVIATARNPKTIIEQFGDHPNLLAVALDVTDEAQAKEAAAAGVARFGRIDVLANNAGYGLLGAVEEATAEEIEKIYATNVFGLLKVTRAVLPYMRRQRSGHILNFSSIGGYFGYPGWGVYSSTKFAVEGLSESMAAELEPFGIKVTIVEPGFFRTDFLADTSLAISPASIADYEGTPAGEMRNFAADANHAQPGNPAKLAAGIMTMVNSVNPPLRMPFGSDTVAMIEAQNASVEKELSVWRELAVSTDFSRDATAGA
- a CDS encoding LysR family transcriptional regulator translates to MRATELSELAAFAAVARHKSFRKAGEERGVTASAVSHAVLNLEDRIGIRLLNRTTRSVSLTDAGELLISHLAPAFGDMAAALDALNRYRDTPFGRVRINVPNSIGPFVIGRVIAPLLQRNPNLQLEINATDRLVDIVEEGFDAGIRFGERVTEGMIALRIKPRIRLVVVGSPAYFERRPKPQTPYDLKRHLCIQNMFPSGARYAWEFEKDGQTVSFQPTGPLSLDDHELMMQAALGGVGLTYIWEPRVEKAITDGELIQVLDDWCQPEEPLYLYYPSRRHMSAGFRAVIDAIRAE